The Intrasporangium calvum DSM 43043 sequence CACGTGTTGACGACGGCGACGTCCGCCTCGGCGGCGTCCTCGACGAGGGTCCACCCCTCCGCCTGGAGCCGGCCGGCCAGCTCCTCCGAGTCGACCTCGTTGCGGGTGCACCCCAGGGTGACCAGGGCGACGCTGCGGGTCGCAGTCGGTGGGGGTGGGGTCATGCGACCCACTCTAGAGGGGGCGGTGTTCAATGACTGAATGCCCGACGCCCTGGCCCATGCGCTCGCCCTGCTCACCGAGCACCCTCTCGTGGACGGCCACAACGACCTGCCCTGGGAGGCGAGGGTGCAGGTCGGCTACGACTTCGACCGCCTCGACCTGCGCTCTCGGGTCGGCACGACGGTGACCGACCTCCCCCGCCTCGCCGCGGGTGGGGTGGGCGGCCAGTTCTGGTCCGTCTTCGTGCCGAGCACGCTCCAGGGCGACGCCGCGGTGACCGCGACGCTGGAGCAGGTGGACGGGGTCCACCGGATGATCGCGACGTATGCCGCTGAGCTCGCTCTCGCACGGACCGCGGAGGACGTCGACGTGGCGAGGTCGCAAGGCCGTATCGCCTCCCTGCTCGGGGCCGAGGGCGGGCACTCGATCGGCAGCTCCTTGGCGACGTTGCGCGCGCTCCACCTCCTCGGTGTCCGCTACCTGACCCTGACCCACAACGACAACGTCCCGTGGGCCGACTCGGCGACCGACGTGCCGGCCGTGGGCGGCCTGACGGAGTTCGGGCGCGAGGTCGTCCGCGAGATGAACCGGCTCGGCATGATGGTCGACCTCAGCCACGTGGCGCCGTCGACGATGCGCGCGGCCCTCGACGAGAGCACGGCGCCGGTGATCTTCAGCCACTCCTCGGCCCGGGCGGTCTGTGACACCCCCCGCAACGTGCCTGACGACGTGCTGGAGCGGCTGCGGGACGGCGGCGGCGTCTGCATGGTGACCTTCGTCCCCGACTTCGTCTCCCCCGCCGTCGCCGAGTGGCGGGTCGAGGCCGCCGCGGCGGCGGCTGCGGCGGGGGTGGACGCCAAGGACTGGGTCGAGTTCAAGCGGTTCACCGCC is a genomic window containing:
- a CDS encoding dipeptidase; its protein translation is MPDALAHALALLTEHPLVDGHNDLPWEARVQVGYDFDRLDLRSRVGTTVTDLPRLAAGGVGGQFWSVFVPSTLQGDAAVTATLEQVDGVHRMIATYAAELALARTAEDVDVARSQGRIASLLGAEGGHSIGSSLATLRALHLLGVRYLTLTHNDNVPWADSATDVPAVGGLTEFGREVVREMNRLGMMVDLSHVAPSTMRAALDESTAPVIFSHSSARAVCDTPRNVPDDVLERLRDGGGVCMVTFVPDFVSPAVAEWRVEAAAAAAAAGVDAKDWVEFKRFTAGHVMDHPKPAATIADVVAHLEHVRDVAGIDHVGIGGDYDGTDTYPTGLEDVSGYPHLVAALVERKWSDWDIARLVRGNTLRVMRDVESVARDLQTTRAPSLRTIEELDGSLRA